In Dermacentor albipictus isolate Rhodes 1998 colony chromosome 6, USDA_Dalb.pri_finalv2, whole genome shotgun sequence, the following proteins share a genomic window:
- the LOC135921012 gene encoding probable phosphorylase b kinase regulatory subunit alpha: MHQRERFRGRRLDYYHNLLYRTVIAHQDPVTGLVPGHKFFARHAWVRDNVYCVLSMWALSMAYKKRAELDDDRATAYELEHRSIKLMRGLLVAMMNQKDKVERFKETQSASDCLHAKYDAATGGTCVGDQDWGHLQIDATSLFLLVLAQLTAAGQQIIYNLDEVAFVQNLVFYIENAYCVPDYGVWERGDKTNQGIRELNASSVGAAKAALEAMSELDLFGCRGGPASVIHVLSDETQKCDAVLRSMLPRESNSKEVDAALLMVVGFPAFAVDDPDLIHRTRATVAEKLQGQYGCKRFLRDGYKTPREDCRRLYYEPWELQMFDNIECEWPLFFCYFIIDACFREDRNTVDEYSDLLDRVLIKTDDGLRLVPEMYAVPEDAVTREYNNPHTQARIPVGEIPFMWAQSLYVVAKLLEEGFLAPGELDPLNRRFKSLRRPELVVQLVLLAENDDVKEKIASIYPNIQTVDEAYPFEIHPARVLGELYSYLGQNRKMNFSGRLSKDVGLVATSKIYQLQDRTCVFMPQNLDIKEFHLVNDVDLFASTLRSDVAMLRADWNVPGRPTMVVTLGSRQLIEGKVPVSLRQTIKKLVGGYVHGTRVCLSPIGEFVSTSCVASLDFLASYEDGEPDTVPMPIRDYLDRETTRPALQGSSSKSSLLGQATSTLPHGGASAGTPSGGRRKSPASGLIRRSRSLTGQETPSGELMFAMAQSELPSQPNSLMISRRSSFDDAPVPFHAVSELQLEQVADSELLTTLQSTDSMEEQGDILHYLSMHKGFHWDTGLGHPNSVVTVWQLFQDFYERACLEHRWGLVRHFAGALGKRVEDLAKSVTDLLVRQKQVTVGMPPHHEKVITRPLSNKELRAIINEAHRGDQSMAMLTQELLAYLAMFIQTDPHLFHEMVRLRVGLIIQLMASELARAAGNKDADTAELLLNLSPYETQTLLLAILSGRELAGCRTLSAPDSAAASFKHSASFKQSAVQTFVHGPEILEGDLETPANHPHGHWLRRRRLDGALNRVPVGFYSRVWAILERCPGVWIRGQCLPWALIREMTPGEFKFALRVEEALNRIPEPEYRQLLVETLMVLSLAVEYETVEKFREPLDIEGIVQRAHGLFLEDQRQCKGDSTLCCCVSPPVVPCRATVGICERFYDSAPSGCYGTMTYLVRAVAYMLHDLTTLTDCTVC, encoded by the coding sequence ATGCACCAACGCGAGCGCTTCAGGGGCAGACGGCTCGACTACTACCACAACCTGTTGTACCGAACCGTGATCGCGCACCAGGACCCCGTGACCGGGCTGGTACCCGGCCACAAGTTCTTCGCCCGCCACGCCTGGGTGCGCGACAACGTCTACTGCGTGCTTTCCATGTGGGCCCTGTCCATGGCGTACAAGAAGCGCGCCGAACTCGACGACGACCGGGCCACGGCCTACGAGCTGGAGCACCGCTCGATCAAGCTCATGCGAGGTCTGCTCGTCGCCATGATGAACCAGAAGGACAAGGTCGAGCGCTTCAAGGAGACGCAGAGCGCGAGCGACTGCCTGCACGCCAAGTACGACGCGGCCACGGGTGGCACTTGCGTCGGCGACCAGGACTGGGGCCACCTGCAGATCGACGCCACGTCGCTCTTTCTGCTCGTTCTCGCCCAGCTCACCGCCGCGGGGCAGCAGATCATCTACAACCTGGACGAAGTGGCTTTCGTCCAGAATTTGGTCTTCTACATCGAGAACGCGTACTGCGTACCGGACTACGGCGTCTGGGAACGTGGCGACAAGACCAACCAGGGAATCCGGGAACTGAACGCCAGTTCGGTGGGCGCAGCCAAGGCGGCGCTGGAGGCCATGAGCGAGCTGGACCTGTTCGGCTGCCGGGGCGGGCCGGCCTCTGTGATCCACGTCCTCTCGGACGAGACGCAGAAGTGCGACGCCGTGCTCCGTTCCATGCTTCCGCGAGAGTCCAACTCCAAGGAGGTGGACGCGGCTCTTCTCATGGTGGTGGGCTTCCCAGCGTTCGCCGTGGACGACCCTGATCTCATACACAGGACCAGAGCGACCGTCGCGGAGAAGTTGCAGGGACAGTATGGCTGCAAGCGTTTCCTCCGGGACGGCTACAAGACCCCGCGCGAGGACTGTCGGAGGCTGTACTACGAGCCGTGGGAGCTCCAGATGTTCGACAACATCGAGTGCGAGTGGCCGCTCTTCTTCTGTTACTTCATCATCGATGCCTGCTTCCGCGAggacagaaacaccgtcgacgagTACTCTGACCTTCTCGACCGAGTGCTGATCAAGACCGACGATGGCCTCAGGCTAGTTCCCGAGATGTACGCAGTTCCTGAAGATGCGGTCACCCGGGAGTACAACAATCCCCACACTCAGGCCAGGATACCTGTCGGAGAGATTCCTTTCATGTGGGCCCAGTCGCTTTATGTTGTGGCAAAGCTGTTGGAAGAAGGCTTTCTGGCACCCGGAGAGCTCGACCCGCTCAACCGTCGCTTCAAGTCGTTGCGGAGGCCCGAGCTGGTCGTCCAGTTGGTTTTGTTGGCCGAGAACGACGACGTGAAGGAGAAAATTGCTAGCATCTATCCGAACATCCAGACGGTGGACGAAGCCTACCCCTTCGAGATACACCCGGCTCGTGTTCTTGGCGAACTGTACTCGTACCTCGGACAGAACCGCAAGATGAACTTCTCCGGGCGCCTGTCCAAGGACGTCGGACTGGTGGCCACCAGCAAGATATACCAGCTGCAGGACCGCACGTGCGTCTTCATGCCGCAGAACCTGGACATTAAAGAATTCCATCTGGTCAACGACGTGGACCTGTTCGCCAGCACGCTTCGATCAgacgtcgctatgctgcgcgcCGACTGGAACGTGCCCGGACGACCCACCATGGTGGTGACCCTCGGTTCGCGGCAGCTCATCGAAGGCAAGGTTCCCGTCAGCCTGCGCCAGACGATAAAGAAGCTTGTGGGCGGCTACGTGCATGGCACGCGCGTCTGCCTGAGCCCCATCGGCGAGTTCGTCAGCACGTCATGCGTGGCTAGCTTGGATTTCCTCGCCAGTTACGAGGACGGCGAGCCGGACACTGTGCCCATGCCGATCCGCGACTACCTGGACAGGGAGACGACGCGCCCCGCGCTCCAGGGCAGCTCCAGCAAGTCGTCGCTCTTGGGGCAGGCAACGTCGACGCTACCGCACGGCGGCGCCTCTGCCGGCACTCCTAGCGGTGGTCGACGCAAGTCGCCCGCCTCGGGTCTCATCCGACGGTCGCGATCGCTGACGGGCCAGGAGACGCCCAGCGGCGAACTCATGTTCGCGATGGCTCAGAGCGAGCTGCCCTCTCAGCCGAATTCGCTGATGATTTCACGCCGGTCTTCGTTCGACGACGCCCCTGTGCCGTTCCATGCCGTCTCCGAGCTCCAACTCGAACAGGTCGCCGACAGCGAGCTGCTGACCACCCTCCAGTCGACGGACTCGATGGAGGAGCAGGGCGACATCCTCCACTACCTGTCCATGCACAAGGGCTTCCACTGGGACACCGGTCTGGGGCACCCCAACTCGGTGGTCACCGTGTGGCAGCTCTTCCAGGACTTCTACGAGCGCGCTTGCCTGGAGCATCGCTGGGGCCTGGTGCGTCACTTCGCGGGCGCCCTCGGCAAGCGAGTCGAGGACCTCGCCAAGTCCGTGACCGACCTGCTCGTGCGACAGAAGCAGGTGACGGTGGGCATGCCGCCTCACCACGAGAAGGTCATCACGCGGCCGCTATCcaacaaggagctgcgcgccatcATCAACGAAGCGCACAGGGGAGACCAGAGCATGGCTATGCTCACGCAGGAGCTGCTCGCCTACCTGGCCATGTTCATCCAGACGGACCCGCACCTGTTCCACGAGATGGTGCGCCTGCGCGTGGGCCTCATCATCCAGCTGATGGCGTCCGAACTGGCGCGCGCCGCGGGGAACAAGGACGCGGACACCGCCGAACTGCTGCTCAACCTGAGCCCCTACGAGACGCAGACACTGCTGCTGGCCATCCTGAGTGGCCGCGAGCTCGCGGGCTGTCGGACCCTCTCGGCGCCAGACTCGGCCGCCGCgagcttcaagcactccgccagcTTCAAGCAGTCCGCCGTGCAGACGTTCGTGCACGGACCCGAGATCCTCGAGGGCGATTTGGAAACACCGGCCAATCACCCGCATGGCCACTGGCTGCGCAGGAGGCGGCTGGACGGCGCGCTCAACCGCGTGCCAGTGGGTTTCTACTCGCGCGTATGGGCCATCCTCGAGCGCTGTCCCGGCGTCTGGATCCGGGGCCAGTGCTTGCCGTGGGCTCTCATCAGGGAGATGACTCCGGGCGAGTTCAAGTTCGCGCTTCGGGTCGAGGAGGCGCTGAACAGGATTCCGGAGCCCGAGTACCGTCAGCTCCTGGTCGAGACGCTCATGGTGTTAAGCCTCGCCGTCGAGTACGAGACCGTGGAGAAGTTCCGCGAGCCCCTGGACATCGAGGGGATCGTGCAGAGAGCCCACGGGCTGTTTCTCGAGGACCAGCGACAGTGCAAGGGGGACTCGACGCTCTGCTGCTGCGTGTCCCCGCCCGTGGTTCCCTGTCGGGCCACCGTGGGGATCTGCGAGCGCTTCTACGATTCTGCACCAAGCGGTTGCTACGGCACCATGACGTACTTGGTGCGAGCCGTGGCGTACATGTTGCACGACCTGACCACCCTGACGGACTGCACCGTGTGCTAG